Genomic window (Verrucomicrobiia bacterium):
GTACGGCGGTTGGTTCGACGCCAAAGTGTATGCCCCGTATCGGTCCATTCCGGACCTGGCGCGTTACCAGCCCAACAGCGATCCGGATGCAAATTTCATCGCCTTCGGCAAAAAGCTCTACGCCGCGAATTGCGCGGTTTGCCACATGGATACTGGCGTGGGCAATCCGGCAAACGGTTGTCCGCCTTTGATTGATTCCGAATGGGTTGACCACGAAACGCCGGATCGAATGATCATGCTGATTTCCAAGGGCTTGACCGGGCCAATTACGGTGAATGGCAAGGTGTACAATACCGGCACGATGTTGGCCGTGGGCGACTCATTGCCGGGTGATGAAAAGGAAAAATCTACGCAGATCGCCGCGATCGCATCCTACGTGCGACGTCATTTTGCCGATCTTCCGGGCGCGGTGAAACCCGCTCATGCCGAGGCGGTTCGCGCCAGCATCAAAGATCATCCCGGCAATTTTACGCCCGAGCAATTGCTGAAGGTCCCTTGAGCCGGTTGAGCGGTTGCGTCCGGCGCCGGATTTTTTGTGGCTTCACCACAACGCGCTTTGATGGCGGCAATGGCCCAGAGCGCGTGTTCGACGATCAGCGGCTCCACATCCTGCGCGGCTTTTTCCAAGGCGGGCAGGGCGCGTTCATCGCCGACATTTCCCAAGGCCACACACACGTTGCGTAAAACGCCGCGCCGTTTCGTGCGGATCAGCGGAGTTCCGGCGAAGCGTTGCTTAAAGCCGGCGTTGTCCAACGACAGTAATTCAATGAGGTCTTGAGTGCCCAGAT
Coding sequences:
- a CDS encoding cytochrome c; this translates as MKTDASNKSDRAEAEPTVAMAPIPVWLMAALLVLLYFGAWYFDLYGGWFDAKVYAPYRSIPDLARYQPNSDPDANFIAFGKKLYAANCAVCHMDTGVGNPANGCPPLIDSEWVDHETPDRMIMLISKGLTGPITVNGKVYNTGTMLAVGDSLPGDEKEKSTQIAAIASYVRRHFADLPGAVKPAHAEAVRASIKDHPGNFTPEQLLKVP